Proteins co-encoded in one Nilaparvata lugens isolate BPH unplaced genomic scaffold, ASM1435652v1 scaffold4506, whole genome shotgun sequence genomic window:
- the LOC111056492 gene encoding pupal cuticle protein C1B has product MACKYIVFTTLLAFANAGFPVAPVAPAYPAYAAPAYAAPAYAAPVVAKAVPAAVTSQSANILRSYGNLGQVSTYTKTIDTPYSSVSKSDVRVSNPGYATYAAPAYHAPAAYAAPAYTAPVAYKAPVAVAAPAYAAPVAYKAPVAVAAPAYATPVAYKAPVVAAPAYAAPAYHAPAAYAAPVAKVATPALLGVAYSAAP; this is encoded by the coding sequence TACATCGTGTTCACCACCCTGCTGGCTTTCGCCAACGCTGGATTCCCAGTTGCCCCAGTGGCCCCAGCCTACCCAGCATACGCCGCCCCCGCTTATGCTGCCCCCGCATACGCCGCCCCCGTTGTGGCCAAGGCTGTGCCAGCAGCAGTCACCTCCCAGTCGGCCAACATCCTGAGGAGCTACGGCAACCTGGGACAGGTGTCCACCTACACCAAGACCATCGACACCCCCTACTCCAGCGTCAGCAAGTCTGATGTCCGCGTCAGCAACCCCGGATACGCCACCTACGCCGCCCCCGCCTACCACGCACCTGCTGCCTACGCCGCCCCCGCATACACTGCCCCTGTCGCCTACAAGGCCCCAGTAGCCGTCGCCGCCCCCGCTTACGCCGCTCCCGTCGCCTACAAGGCCCCAGTAGCCGTCGCCGCCCCCGCTTACGCCACTCCCGTCGCCTACAAGGCCCCAGTTGTTGCCGCCCCCGCATACGCCGCCCCCGCCTACCACGCACCCGCTGCCTACGCCGCCCCCGTCGCTAAGGTCGCCACCCCCGCTCTTCTTGGAGTCGCCTACTCTGCCGCCCCC